From Glycine soja cultivar W05 chromosome 4, ASM419377v2, whole genome shotgun sequence, the proteins below share one genomic window:
- the LOC114409540 gene encoding thylakoid lumenal 16.5 kDa protein, chloroplastic-like isoform X2 — protein sequence MAKNILSTSNPILLPSSSPSSSSSSFVKPIHVCSNPIIKSTLKRELTLCKATPHSPIVVTKRGLSISFITSFVLSLAGKKNANAAILEADDDEELLEKVKRDRKKRLEKQGVISSSKQETGYLQDLVYKLSAVGQALEKNDLSAAGSVLGGSTDADWVQRANIAFNKLSSSSEEKTEVDAFNSSLASLISSVSKKDVESSKIAFVSSATAFEKWTSMTGLAAQLKGL from the exons ATGGCAAAAAATATTCTCTCAACCTCAAACCCCATCCTACTACCTAGTTCATCACCATCCTCATCCTCATCATCATTTGTAAAACCAATACATGTTTGCTCCAATCCGATAATCAAAAGCACTTTGAAGAGGGAATTAACTCTTTGCAAAGCAACACCACACTCTCCAATTGTTGTGACAAAGAGAGGCTTGTCCATCAGCTTCATCACCAGCTTTGTGCTTTCATTGGCTGGTAAGAAGAATGCAAATGCAGCAATACTCGAggcagatgatgatgaagaactCTTGGAGAAAGTAAAGCGTGACAGAAAGAAGAGACTTGAGAAGCAAGGTGTGATCAGTTCTTCCAAACAAGAAACAG GGTATCTTCAAGATCTGGTGTACAAGCTAAGCGCAGTTGGTCAAGCACTTGAAAAGAATGATCTATCTGCTGCTGGTTCTGTCCTTGGAGGAAGCACCGATGCAGATTGGGTCCAAAGAGCTAATATAGCATTCAATAAA CTGAGCTCCAGTTCAGAAGAGAAGACTGAGGTGGACGCATTCAATTCCTCATTAGCTTCACTAATTTCATCAG TTTCTAAGAAAGATGTTGAGTCCTCCAAAATTGCCTTTGTCTCTTCGGCCACTGCATTTGAGAAGTGGACTTCTATGACAGGCCTTGCTGCTCAGCTTAAGGGCCTTTGA
- the LOC114409540 gene encoding thylakoid lumenal 16.5 kDa protein, chloroplastic-like isoform X1 yields the protein MAKNILSTSNPILLPSSSPSSSSSSFVKPIHVCSNPIIKSTLKRELTLCKATPHSPIVVTKRGLSISFITSFVLSLAGKKNANAAILEADDDEELLEKVKRDRKKRLEKQGVISSSKQETGYLQDLVYKLSAVGQALEKNDLSAAGSVLGGSTDADWVQRANIAFNKEMTNYVPITLLISSEEKTEVDAFNSSLASLISSVSKKDVESSKIAFVSSATAFEKWTSMTGLAAQLKGL from the exons ATGGCAAAAAATATTCTCTCAACCTCAAACCCCATCCTACTACCTAGTTCATCACCATCCTCATCCTCATCATCATTTGTAAAACCAATACATGTTTGCTCCAATCCGATAATCAAAAGCACTTTGAAGAGGGAATTAACTCTTTGCAAAGCAACACCACACTCTCCAATTGTTGTGACAAAGAGAGGCTTGTCCATCAGCTTCATCACCAGCTTTGTGCTTTCATTGGCTGGTAAGAAGAATGCAAATGCAGCAATACTCGAggcagatgatgatgaagaactCTTGGAGAAAGTAAAGCGTGACAGAAAGAAGAGACTTGAGAAGCAAGGTGTGATCAGTTCTTCCAAACAAGAAACAG GGTATCTTCAAGATCTGGTGTACAAGCTAAGCGCAGTTGGTCAAGCACTTGAAAAGAATGATCTATCTGCTGCTGGTTCTGTCCTTGGAGGAAGCACCGATGCAGATTGGGTCCAAAGAGCTAATATAGCATTCAATAAA GAAATGACAAACTATGTACCAATCACTCTATTAATCAG TTCAGAAGAGAAGACTGAGGTGGACGCATTCAATTCCTCATTAGCTTCACTAATTTCATCAG TTTCTAAGAAAGATGTTGAGTCCTCCAAAATTGCCTTTGTCTCTTCGGCCACTGCATTTGAGAAGTGGACTTCTATGACAGGCCTTGCTGCTCAGCTTAAGGGCCTTTGA
- the LOC114410685 gene encoding uncharacterized protein LOC114410685: protein MTVVSKLSSLSLRGTNPKLLSDDITVDPIDLDSEQGTDHPGCFRFSVGCDNTILREVVEEVRMVWNVVLRGWRGVFTMMEHVGKVGFVPDGEGWFSQELPMSGCCFGAVVVDLKVGMCEADGENVNQIRVNEVSVGILSIVD from the exons ATGACGGTTGTCTCAAAACTATCATCATTAAGCCTGCg CGGTACCAATCCCAAACTTCTCTCCGATGACATCACCGTCGATCCTATTGACCTCGATTCCGAGCAAGGTACGGATCATCCAGGGTGTTTTCGCTTCAGCGTGGGCTGCGACAACACCATTTTGAGGGAAGTGGTGGAAGAGGTGAGGATGGTGTGGAACGTGGTGTTGAGAGGGTGGAGAGGGGTTTTCACGATGATGGAGCACGTGGGGAAGGTGGGGTTTGTGCCCGACGGCGAGGGGTGGTTTTCGCAGGAGTTGCCAATGTCGGGGTGTTGCTTTGGTGCGGTGGTGGTAGATTTGAAGGTGGGGATGTGTGAAGCGGATGGTGAGAATGTGAATCAGATTAGGGTGAACGAAGTGAGTGTGGGGATTTTGAGCATTGTGGATTGA
- the LOC114409540 gene encoding thylakoid lumenal 16.5 kDa protein, chloroplastic-like isoform X3, which yields MAKNILSTSNPILLPSSSPSSSSSSFVKPIHVCSNPIIKSTLKRELTLCKATPHSPIVVTKRGLSISFITSFVLSLAGKKNANAAILEADDDEELLEKVKRDRKKRLEKQGVISSSKQETGYLQDLVYKLSAVGQALEKNDLSAAGSVLGGSTDADWVQRANIAFNKFLRKMLSPPKLPLSLRPLHLRSGLL from the exons ATGGCAAAAAATATTCTCTCAACCTCAAACCCCATCCTACTACCTAGTTCATCACCATCCTCATCCTCATCATCATTTGTAAAACCAATACATGTTTGCTCCAATCCGATAATCAAAAGCACTTTGAAGAGGGAATTAACTCTTTGCAAAGCAACACCACACTCTCCAATTGTTGTGACAAAGAGAGGCTTGTCCATCAGCTTCATCACCAGCTTTGTGCTTTCATTGGCTGGTAAGAAGAATGCAAATGCAGCAATACTCGAggcagatgatgatgaagaactCTTGGAGAAAGTAAAGCGTGACAGAAAGAAGAGACTTGAGAAGCAAGGTGTGATCAGTTCTTCCAAACAAGAAACAG GGTATCTTCAAGATCTGGTGTACAAGCTAAGCGCAGTTGGTCAAGCACTTGAAAAGAATGATCTATCTGCTGCTGGTTCTGTCCTTGGAGGAAGCACCGATGCAGATTGGGTCCAAAGAGCTAATATAGCATTCAATAAA TTTCTAAGAAAGATGTTGAGTCCTCCAAAATTGCCTTTGTCTCTTCGGCCACTGCATTTGAGAAGTGGACTTCTATGA